CTCGTGCACCACCCGCATCTCCTGGGTGCACTCGTCGAGCACGGTCGGCGGGTAGTAGTGGCCGTCCGCGAGGGCGGGATCGCCGGGGCGTTCCCCGCCGCAGCGCAGTACGGCGCCCTCGGCGAGGCCCGCGGCGACGTACGCCTCGACCTTCTCGCGGTGCAGGGCGGAGATCAGCGCGCCTGTCTCGGCCTCGGGGTCGAAGGGCCCGCCCAGGCGGATCTGCCGGGCGCGGCGGACGACCTCGTCGACGAAGCGGTCGTGCAGCGAGTCCTCGACGATCAGCCGGGCGCCGGCCGAGCAGACCTGCCCCGAGTGCAGGAAGACGGCGGTGAGGGCGAAGTCCACGGCCGTCTCGAAGTCGGCGTCGGCGAAGACGACATTGGGGTTCTTGCCGCCGAGCTCCAGCGCGACCTTCTTCACCGTCGCCGCGGCGGTGGCCATGATGCGCCTGCCGGTGTCGAGGCCTCCCGTGAAGGAGACCATGTCGACGGCGGGGTCCTCGGAGAGGGGGGCGCCCACCTCGGGTCCCGCGCCCAGGACGAGGTTCGCCGCGCCGGCCGGCAGTCCGGCCTCCTCCAGCGCCCTCATCAGCAGCACGGAGGTGGAGGGGGTCAGTTCGCTGGGCTTCAGGACGATCGTGTTGCCCGCGGCGAGGGCCGGGGCCACCTTCCAGGAGGCCTGCAACAGGGGGTAGTTCCACGGCGTGATGAGGCCGCACACGCCGATCGGCTCGTACTCGACGCGGCTGACGGCGTCGTCCCGGCCGGTGTCGATCACGCGCCCGGCGTCGGTGCCGGCGATTCCTCCGTAGTAGCGGAAGCAGGAGACCACGTCGGCGATGTCGTACTCGCTCTCCACCAGCCGCTTGCCGGTGTCCAGCGATTCGGCGCGGGCGAAGTCCTTGGCGTCCCGCTCGATGAGGTCGGCGGTGCGCAGCAGCAGGGCGCCGCGCTCCCGCTCGGGGGTGCGGGGCCAGGGGCCCTCGTCGAAGGCGCGGCGGGCTGCGGTGATCGCCGCCTCGGTGTCGCGACGGGTCCCCTCCGACACGGTCGCCGCGAGGGTGCCGTCGGCGGGACAGCGGATTTCCCGTAGGCCGCCGGCCACCGGTTCCCGCCATTCACCGTCCACATACAGATCTGCCACGCGCCATGCCCTTCGACCGAAATGCGTTGCGCATTGTGCATTCAATTGCTTGTGGTGGAACACCCTGGCGAATGTGCAGACATACGTCAAGAGGTTGGCGGATGACGATTTCACCATGCGGGCAGTTGCCGTGCCGCCCTTGACCACGGGCGGCACCGAGCCGACCATGTTGCGTATCGCTCATCCAGTTGTGCAATACGCACCGATGGAGGCCGCTTATGTCCCCTCGACCGCAACCCGGCCGTGAGTATGTCCTCACTCTCTCGTGTCCCGACAGCGCGGGACTGGTCCACGCCGTGAGCGGCTTTCTCGTCAGGAACTCCGGCAACATCCTGGAGAGCCAGCAGTTCGACGACCGGCTCCAGGGCCGTTTCTTCATGAGGGTCCACTTCGATGTTTCCGATCCAACCGCGGACCTGGAAAATCTGCGTTACCGATTCGGTCCGGTGGCGGAGGCCTATCGCATCTCCTGGACCCTGAGAGACGCCTCGACGCCGACCCGGACGCTGATCATGGTGTCCAGGTTCGGGCACTGTCTGAACGACCTGCTCTTCCGCCGGCGCACCGGTGCGCTGAACATCGAGATCCCGGCGATCGTCTCCAACCACCGGGACTTCGAGAGGCTGGCGCAGACCTACGACATCCCCTTCCACCACATCCCCGTGACCAGGGAGACCAAGCCGGAGGCCGAGGCGCGGCTGCTGGAGCTGGTGCGCGAGCTGGACGTCGACCTGGTGGTGCTGGCCCGCTACATGCAGGTCCTCTCGGACGACCTGTGCAAGCAGCTGGAGGGTCGCGCGATCAACATCCACCACTCCTTCCTGCCCAGCTTCAAGGGCGCCCGACCGTATGTACAGGCCTACGACCGCGGGGTGAAGCTCGTCGGCGCGACGGCGCACTACGTGACATCGGACCTGGACGAGGGGCAGATCATCGAACAGGACGTGGTCAGGGTGGACCACTCGCTCGACCCCGGGGAGCTGGTCACGGTCGGCCGCGACGTCGAGGCGCAGGTCCTCGCCCACGCGGTGAAGTGGCACAGCGAGAGCAGGGTGATGGTGGACGGCAACCGCACGGTCGTCTTCCGCTGAGAACCTCTGCACCCGGCCGCGTGCCGTATACGGCTGCACGCGGCCGCCCACGGGAGGCACACGGACGCCGGACGGGCGGATCTGCCCGTCCGGCGTCTCGTCGCTCCCGGCCCGAGCCGCCCTCGCCCGAGCCGCCCTCGCCCGCCGAGTCCGTCCTCGGCCCGCGGTCGATCTCAGCCCGTCGTCGCCCTCAGCCCGTCGTCGCCCTCGGCCCCCGGTCGCCCTCTGCCCGCGGTCGGCTTCCGCCCCCGAGTCGCTCCAGCAGGGCCCTCCGCCACTTCTCCGTCTCGGCGATCTGGTTGAAGGTGAACAGGTGCAGCCCCGCCACCCCCGCCGCAGGCGCGGTGAGCGCCTTCTCGGCGCGGGCCAGCAGCCCCTCGGGCGCGTAGCCGCCGGGCGTCGCGAACCGCAGGAACCATGACGGGTGCCGTGTGAGGAAGCGAGTCGACTCCCCGACGCCGATCTTCGTGGCCATGGACAGCAGCTTCGCGCGCTGCACCGGCCCCGCGACGCCCACATGGAGGGGCAGGGTGATCTCCCGGCGCCGTATCCGGGCGATCCACTCCCCCAGCACCCGCGCGTCGAAGCAGAGGTTGCTCACGAGGTACGTGGCGTGCTCGCGCTTGTCCCACATGGCCTGGACGGTGAGGTCGTCGTGGATGAGCGGATGGCTCTCCGGATACCCCGTGACGCCGACCCGGGCGAACGGCCGGCCCAGCCCGCTCAGCGCCCGCAGCACCGGCAGGGCCCCGTCGTAGACCCCGGCCGGCGGGTCGGCGTCGCCGGCGGGGAGGAAGACGTCGTCCACCCCCGCCGCGCGGAGCCGGTCGACGACCTCCTTGAGGTGCACCTCGTCGCGCAGCAGACGCGCGGGCACGTGCGGGACGACGCGGTATCCGTGCGCCGACAGGCGGGTGGCGAGGCCGAGAGTCGGCTCCAGGCCCTTGACCGGCGACGCCGTCACGGTGACGACGGCGTCGCGCGGAAGGTGGGCCAGGACTTTCTCCTCGGTCGCCCTCGCGGGCAGCACCTCGTAGCGGACGCTGTGCAGCAGCGCCCCGAGCCCGGTGGCTTCCAACGTCTACCCGGCCTGCTTCTGGGCGTCCTGGTGCCGGTAGTAGGCGGCCTTGGACGGTGCGAGCGGTTCCCTGCCGAGGATCAGGTCGGCGGCCTTCTCGGCGACCATCATCACCGGGGCGTAGATGTTGCCGTTCGTGACGTAGGGCATCACCGACGCGTCCACCACCCGCAGGCCCTCGACGCCGTGCACGCGCATGCTGGCGGGGTCGACGACGGCCATCTCGTCGGTGCCCATCTTGCACGTGCAGGACGGGTGCAGAGCGGTCTCGCCCTCCTTGGCGACCCAGGCGAGGATCTCCTCGTCGCTGTCCACGGAGGGCCCGGGCGAGACCTCTCCGTCGTTGTAGGGAGCCAGCGCGGGCTGGCTGAGCAGCTTGCGGGCCACCCGGATCGCCTCCACCCACTCACGGCGGTCCTGCTCGGTGGAGAGGTAGTTGAAGCGCAGCGCCGGGTGCTCGCGCGGGTCCCTGCTCCTGATCTTCACCGAGCCGATGGCGTCGGAGTACATGGGCCCCACGTGCACCTGGTAGCCATGACCGCCGGCAGGCGAGGAGCCGTCGTAGCGGACCGCGATGGGCAGGAAGTGGAACATCAGGTTGGGGTACGCGACGTCCTCGTTGCTGCGGGCGAACCCGCCGGCCTCGAAGTGGTTCGTGGCGGCCGGGCCCTTGCGGAACAGCCACTGGAGCCCGATGAAGGGGGCGCGCCACTTCGCCATGTACGGCTGCATGGAGACGGGCTGTTTGCAGGCGTACTGGACGTAGACCTCGAGGTGGTCCTGGAGGTTCTCGCCGACGCCCGGCAGATCGTGGACGACGTCGATGCCGAGGGCGCTCAGCTCCTCGGCGTTGCCGACCCCGGAGAGCTGGAGCAGCTGCGGGGAGTTGATCGCGCCACCGCAGAGGATGACCTCCTTGGCGCGGACCTGCTGGAGCGCGCCCTTGCCGCGCCGGTACTCGACACCGACGGCCCGCTTGCCCTCGAACAGCACCCGGGTGACGAGTGCGCGGGTCCTGATCGTGAGGTTGGGCCGCTTCCTGACCGGCTTGAGGTAGGCCTTCGAGGCCGACAGACGCCGTCCGCGGTGGACGTTGCGGTCGAACTTGGCGAAGCCTTCCTGCCGGTAGCCGTTGACGTCGTCCGTGGGCGCGTAGCCCGCTTCCCGGGTGGCCTCGAGGAAGGCGCCGAAGAGGGGGTTGGTCGCGGGGCCCCGTTCGAGGACGAGGGGTCCGTCGTGGCCGCGGAACTCGTCGTCCGGGTCGGCCGCGAGACAGTTCTCCATGCGCCGGAAGTACGGCAGGCAGTGCGCGTAGTCCCAGGTCTCCATGCCGGGATCGGCGGCCCAGCGCTCGTAGTCCAGGGGGTTGCCGCGCTGGAAGATCATGCCGTTGATGCTGCTGGAACCGCCCAGCACCTTGCCGCGAGCGTGGTAGACGCGCCGGCCGCCCATGTGGGGCTCGGGCTCCGACTCGTACTTCCAGTCGTAGAACCGGCTGCCGATCGGGTAGGTCAGCGCCGCGGGCATGTGGATGAAGACGTCCCAGGGGTAGTCCGGCCGGCCGGCCTCCAGGACCAGTACCCGGTTGGCGGGATCGGCGGAGAGCCTGTTCGCCAGTGCGCTGCCGGCCGAACCGCCGCCGACGATGACGAAGTCGTAGTGCAGGGAAGCCATGATGCCTCGTCTCGCTCGCGCCGTAGAGTACGCGAGGCATGGTAGTACCGGCAGCGTCATACGCACCAGGTTGCGAACGACGCAACTTGCCAGAACTTCGTTTCGCGGCTGTTACTTGCAGTGGTGTTGTTTACTACGCGTATAGTTTTGTTGTGAGCAACCACAGCCAAGACACCGAAACGTCAAATTCGCAGGCCGGCGGAGTGCAGTCGGTCGACCGAGCCATCAGCGTCCTCGAGATCCTGGCCCAGCGTGGCGAGGCGGGCGTCAGCGAGGTGGCCGCCGAGATAGACGTTCACAAGTCCACCGCGTTCCGCCTGCTCGGCGCGCTGGAGTCGCGCGGTCTGGTGGAACAGGCGGGCGAGCGCGGCAAGTACCGGCTCGGGTTCGGCATCGTCCGACTGGCCGGTGCGGTGACGGGACGGATCGACATCACCCAGCAGGGCCGCCCGGTCTGCGAGCGCCTCGCCGAGGAGATCGGCGAGACCGTCAACATCGCCGTGATGCAGGAGCACTACGCGATCAACCTCTACGAGGTGCGCGGCCCCGGCGCCGTCACCGCGCACAACTGGGTCGGCGAGCTGACCCCGCTGCACGCCACCTCCAGCGGCAAGGTCCTGCTGGCGCACCTGCCCGCCAAGGAGCGCGCCGCGCTGCTGACCGAGGCCGGGATGAAGAAGGTCACCCCGCACACCATCACCGCGAAGACGAAGCTCGAGAAGAACCTCGCCGAGGCCCGGGAGCGCGGCTACGCGTGGACGCTCGAGGAGCTGGAGGTGGGACTGCACGCCATGGCCGCGCCGGTCCGCAACCGCGAAGGAGAGGTCATCGCCGCGCTCAGCGCCTCCGGCCCCGCGTACCGCTTCACCGAGCAGCGCCTGCACGAGCTCTCCCCGGTGCTGCTCAAGGGCGCCGAGGAGATCAGTCACCGGATGGGCTTCCTGGGCTGACCGCCCTACTGCGGACGGCTGCCCAGGCGGTCGTTCACCCAGTCGTGGAACGCGCCTATGTGGTGCTCGCTGGGCACCAGCACACCGCCCTTGGCGTACATGCGTGAGCTCATCCCGGGCTGCGTGCGCTCGCACGCGTCGAAGTCCTGGCGGTTGACCCGGTCGAAGAGTTCCACGGAGCGGCTGACGTCCTTCCCGCTCTCGACGACGTGCGGGAGGTAGAGCCAGTCGCACTCGACGATCGTGCGGTCGACGGCCACCGGGTACATCCGGTGGAAGATCACGTGGTCGGGTACGAGGTTGATGAACACCTGCGGCTTGACGGTGATCGCGTAGTAGCGGCGGTCCTGGTCCTGGGCCACCCCGGGGATCCGGTCCAGGCCCTCGGAGCCGTCGACGGTGAAGCCCTGCACCCCTTCACCGAACTCGGCGCCGTGGCCGACGTAGTACTGGGCGGCGTAGCCGTCGGCGAACTCGGGGAGCACCTCGGTGAGTTCGGGGTGAATGGTGGCGCAGTGGTAGCACTCCATGAAGTTCTCGATGATG
This Streptomyces sp. NBC_00377 DNA region includes the following protein-coding sequences:
- a CDS encoding aldehyde dehydrogenase family protein; this encodes MADLYVDGEWREPVAGGLREIRCPADGTLAATVSEGTRRDTEAAITAARRAFDEGPWPRTPERERGALLLRTADLIERDAKDFARAESLDTGKRLVESEYDIADVVSCFRYYGGIAGTDAGRVIDTGRDDAVSRVEYEPIGVCGLITPWNYPLLQASWKVAPALAAGNTIVLKPSELTPSTSVLLMRALEEAGLPAGAANLVLGAGPEVGAPLSEDPAVDMVSFTGGLDTGRRIMATAAATVKKVALELGGKNPNVVFADADFETAVDFALTAVFLHSGQVCSAGARLIVEDSLHDRFVDEVVRRARQIRLGGPFDPEAETGALISALHREKVEAYVAAGLAEGAVLRCGGERPGDPALADGHYYPPTVLDECTQEMRVVHEESFGPVLTVERFTDEDDAVRIANDTEYGLAGAVWTQDAGKAQRVARRLRHGTVWINDYHPYVPQAEWGGFGHSGVGRELGPTGLDEYREPKHIWQNIQPRPQHWFRG
- the purU gene encoding formyltetrahydrofolate deformylase gives rise to the protein MSPRPQPGREYVLTLSCPDSAGLVHAVSGFLVRNSGNILESQQFDDRLQGRFFMRVHFDVSDPTADLENLRYRFGPVAEAYRISWTLRDASTPTRTLIMVSRFGHCLNDLLFRRRTGALNIEIPAIVSNHRDFERLAQTYDIPFHHIPVTRETKPEAEARLLELVRELDVDLVVLARYMQVLSDDLCKQLEGRAINIHHSFLPSFKGARPYVQAYDRGVKLVGATAHYVTSDLDEGQIIEQDVVRVDHSLDPGELVTVGRDVEAQVLAHAVKWHSESRVMVDGNRTVVFR
- a CDS encoding 5,10-methylenetetrahydrofolate reductase, which gives rise to MEATGLGALLHSVRYEVLPARATEEKVLAHLPRDAVVTVTASPVKGLEPTLGLATRLSAHGYRVVPHVPARLLRDEVHLKEVVDRLRAAGVDDVFLPAGDADPPAGVYDGALPVLRALSGLGRPFARVGVTGYPESHPLIHDDLTVQAMWDKREHATYLVSNLCFDARVLGEWIARIRRREITLPLHVGVAGPVQRAKLLSMATKIGVGESTRFLTRHPSWFLRFATPGGYAPEGLLARAEKALTAPAAGVAGLHLFTFNQIAETEKWRRALLERLGGGSRPRAEGDRGPRATTG
- the betA gene encoding choline dehydrogenase, which produces MASLHYDFVIVGGGSAGSALANRLSADPANRVLVLEAGRPDYPWDVFIHMPAALTYPIGSRFYDWKYESEPEPHMGGRRVYHARGKVLGGSSSINGMIFQRGNPLDYERWAADPGMETWDYAHCLPYFRRMENCLAADPDDEFRGHDGPLVLERGPATNPLFGAFLEATREAGYAPTDDVNGYRQEGFAKFDRNVHRGRRLSASKAYLKPVRKRPNLTIRTRALVTRVLFEGKRAVGVEYRRGKGALQQVRAKEVILCGGAINSPQLLQLSGVGNAEELSALGIDVVHDLPGVGENLQDHLEVYVQYACKQPVSMQPYMAKWRAPFIGLQWLFRKGPAATNHFEAGGFARSNEDVAYPNLMFHFLPIAVRYDGSSPAGGHGYQVHVGPMYSDAIGSVKIRSRDPREHPALRFNYLSTEQDRREWVEAIRVARKLLSQPALAPYNDGEVSPGPSVDSDEEILAWVAKEGETALHPSCTCKMGTDEMAVVDPASMRVHGVEGLRVVDASVMPYVTNGNIYAPVMMVAEKAADLILGREPLAPSKAAYYRHQDAQKQAG
- a CDS encoding IclR family transcriptional regulator; amino-acid sequence: MQSVDRAISVLEILAQRGEAGVSEVAAEIDVHKSTAFRLLGALESRGLVEQAGERGKYRLGFGIVRLAGAVTGRIDITQQGRPVCERLAEEIGETVNIAVMQEHYAINLYEVRGPGAVTAHNWVGELTPLHATSSGKVLLAHLPAKERAALLTEAGMKKVTPHTITAKTKLEKNLAEARERGYAWTLEELEVGLHAMAAPVRNREGEVIAALSASGPAYRFTEQRLHELSPVLLKGAEEISHRMGFLG